In Pseudostreptobacillus hongkongensis, the following proteins share a genomic window:
- the nth gene encoding endonuclease III — MTNKDKIKYIMDILSKKFGKPKTALNYNNEYQLMVAVVLSAQCTDARVNIVTEELFKLVEKPEDIDNMELSELEKRIYQTGFYKNKALNLKKNARILIEKYNSKLPQTLEELIELPGVGRKTANVLLGDLWNKRIGIVVDTHVKRLSNLIGFVNTDNPEKIEKELIKIIPKKYWYEYSHYLILQGRDKCIARRPKCSECEIRKYCDYGRKKGDI, encoded by the coding sequence TATCTAAAAAATTTGGAAAACCTAAAACGGCCTTAAATTATAATAATGAATATCAATTAATGGTTGCTGTAGTTCTTTCAGCACAATGTACAGATGCTAGAGTTAATATAGTTACAGAAGAACTTTTTAAATTAGTTGAAAAACCTGAAGATATAGATAATATGGAACTTTCTGAACTTGAAAAAAGAATATATCAAACAGGATTTTATAAAAATAAAGCGCTAAATTTGAAAAAAAATGCTAGAATATTAATAGAAAAGTATAATTCTAAATTACCTCAAACATTAGAAGAATTGATAGAATTACCGGGTGTTGGAAGAAAAACTGCTAATGTTTTGTTAGGCGATTTGTGGAATAAAAGAATAGGTATAGTTGTTGATACTCATGTTAAAAGACTTTCCAATTTAATTGGTTTTGTAAATACTGACAATCCAGAAAAAATTGAAAAAGAGTTAATAAAAATAATTCCTAAAAAATATTGGTATGAATATTCACATTATTTAATTTTACAAGGAAGAGATAAATGTATAGCAAGAAGACCTAAATGTAGTGAGTGTGAAATAAGAAAATATTGTGATTATGGAAGAAAGAAAGGTGATATATGA
- a CDS encoding D-alanyl-D-alanine carboxypeptidase family protein, which yields MKKLFLILCMLSLNSFSINYVDNENFKEQIIFSATGDGKIIVDSNSDVVFPIASLTKVMNVLVALDEVEKGNFSLDDKITFDKETAYISGGRLFALPGDSYTLRDLLKMELVHSSNNSAYAVAKFIGKGSIENFVNKMNLKAKEIGLKNTEFASPAGLPPRLSHLNGMDVSNAKDLYLLTSYALKNYNILEYSNIKEIKLDGNIYENRNTLLGKYGIVGLKTGYHSESGYNFIVVSKMGDTEIISISLNSENIKDRNLVNERILKILEQNITTLVDKNNEYYIFDIANHQDKNIEGYLKEDIKVLDVYKNIKYNLVQLDYEDKDIKKDDKIAILEVYEGSEKLFEKDIFAVKENKRLKWYERILRIITFGYY from the coding sequence ATGAAAAAGTTATTTTTGATATTGTGTATGTTATCATTAAATTCATTTTCAATAAATTATGTAGATAATGAGAATTTTAAGGAACAGATTATATTTTCAGCAACTGGTGATGGTAAAATAATAGTAGACAGTAATTCTGATGTAGTTTTTCCTATAGCTTCTCTTACTAAAGTTATGAATGTTTTAGTGGCTTTAGATGAAGTTGAAAAAGGTAATTTTAGTTTAGATGACAAAATTACTTTTGATAAGGAAACAGCCTATATTTCTGGAGGAAGGCTTTTTGCATTACCCGGTGATTCTTATACCCTTAGAGATTTATTAAAAATGGAGTTAGTTCATTCTTCTAATAATTCAGCTTATGCAGTTGCTAAATTTATAGGAAAAGGTAGTATAGAAAATTTTGTTAATAAAATGAATTTAAAAGCAAAAGAAATAGGTTTAAAAAACACAGAATTTGCAAGTCCTGCTGGACTTCCACCAAGATTGTCACATTTAAATGGTATGGATGTTTCTAATGCTAAAGATTTATATTTACTTACAAGTTATGCTTTAAAGAATTATAATATTTTAGAATATAGTAATATAAAAGAAATAAAACTTGATGGAAATATTTATGAAAATAGAAATACTTTATTAGGTAAGTATGGAATTGTAGGTTTAAAAACAGGTTATCATTCAGAAAGTGGATATAATTTTATAGTAGTATCAAAAATGGGAGATACAGAAATAATATCTATATCCTTAAATTCAGAAAATATTAAAGATAGAAATCTAGTTAATGAAAGAATACTTAAAATTTTAGAACAAAATATAACTACTTTAGTAGATAAAAATAATGAATATTATATTTTTGATATTGCTAATCATCAAGATAAAAATATTGAAGGATACTTAAAAGAAGATATTAAAGTTTTAGACGTATATAAAAATATAAAATATAATCTAGTTCAATTAGATTATGAAGATAAAGATATTAAAAAAGATGATAAAATAGCTATTCTGGAAGTATATGAGGGATCTGAGAAACTTTTTGAAAAGGATATATTTGCAGTTAAAGAAAATAAAAGGTTAAAATGGTATGAAAGAATACTTAGAATAATAACGTTTGGATACTATTAA
- the rapZ gene encoding RNase adapter RapZ, with protein MKNLILIIGMSGSGKTTAAKFFEDKGYDMYINYPLDKFNNDIINNTVMSFNFKNNKDIEKFLENVNRIKKYDINLKLLFLDSSDQVIMSRYEYLRRNHPLNLEKGIFDAIKNERKLMQCLIDSSDISIDTSNLKVKSLYEILENIFIFKKHILFSSFGYKNELPKDSDFIFDARFLENPFYEPELKNLTGNDKAVFDYVMNFDDAREYFKDIKNLIDKNIEIYLKKVKPIVKISVGCTGGKHRSVTLVNALYDYFSEKYKEDIFKFHRELSKDED; from the coding sequence ATGAAAAATCTTATATTAATAATAGGAATGAGTGGCTCTGGTAAAACAACTGCTGCAAAATTCTTTGAAGATAAGGGATATGATATGTATATAAATTATCCTTTAGACAAATTTAATAATGATATTATAAACAATACAGTAATGAGTTTTAATTTTAAAAATAATAAAGATATTGAAAAATTTTTAGAAAATGTTAATAGAATTAAAAAATATGATATAAACTTAAAATTATTATTTTTAGATTCAAGTGATCAAGTAATTATGTCAAGATATGAATATTTAAGAAGAAATCACCCTTTAAATTTAGAAAAAGGAATATTTGATGCAATTAAAAATGAAAGAAAATTAATGCAATGTTTGATTGATAGTTCAGATATAAGTATTGATACATCAAATTTAAAAGTTAAGTCTTTATATGAAATATTGGAAAATATATTCATATTTAAAAAGCATATATTATTTAGTTCTTTTGGGTATAAAAATGAACTTCCTAAGGATAGTGATTTTATTTTTGATGCTAGATTTTTAGAAAATCCTTTTTATGAACCTGAATTAAAAAATCTTACGGGAAATGATAAAGCTGTATTTGATTATGTAATGAATTTTGATGATGCTAGAGAATATTTTAAAGATATAAAAAATTTGATTGATAAAAATATAGAAATTTATTTAAAAAAGGTAAAACCTATTGTAAAAATATCTGTAGGATGTACTGGTGGAAAGCATAGATCAGTTACTTTAGTTAATGCACTGTATGATTATTTTTCTGAAAAATATAAGGAAGATATATTTAAATTTCATAGAGAGTTGAGTAAAGATGAAGATTAA